A DNA window from Pungitius pungitius chromosome 1, fPunPun2.1, whole genome shotgun sequence contains the following coding sequences:
- the LOC119222331 gene encoding PDZ domain-containing protein 4-like isoform X2, producing MGCNMCVVQKPEEQYRVMFQVNGKDLSRLSGDPTLDIRDPVLSNILRRGARGRAALAGAPGGGARSAGAVGTADCVDSCTQTDISFQHMLTLGKSSQHPCGAPPPPDPPPSPPLPPLPEPYLLNELFVEPVYHDPSDYFDIAQHEVDRQDELEYEEVALYKSRQQDKLGLTVCYRTDDEDDPGIYVGEVNPNSIAAIDGRIRKGDRILQINGVDIQDREEAVAILTREDSTNVSLLLARPEMENDNQLDQDELDPETPDNAAHLPGGHGARNGAPALGLGPGGVLAGRSLGRDSPGGLLKVLSNSQELDSGVGRTDESTRYEESSEHDLLADDHTSASNTNATNTPGSMRKFLSGRGDTPPLLHSQDLQFSTDSLLGLDCCGLEQVERLERAYAADPVRMMMPGLTEEECERYKELLEIKCYYDKVSGALAPAGGQGTAAGDGVSLDVNRNEGLTQHEMALLEEELRHLEFKCRNILRAQKMQQLRERCLKAWPPEDKSEESCHHALSDINELPERERSDKDTTSAYNTGGESCRSTPLVTEQHPPPPAATQSLERGERLRPAPCTRQRERGTNLNQPYSPHSHRRRGEAKACSPGPKAGPLPRDRGTRRGSDGEVRRNPRANGIAEQPGGRSADNSPYLSRRQPGARPAQHYLSCVQLRPPPASSSPPPGEGGAETWGDGSPMSLGSTCGDAGQAPLSPASSLPRMEWKVKIRSDGSRYVAKRPVRDSLLKARAMKIREERSGTTTDDDAVSEMKMGRYWSKEERKRQLLKAREQRRRREFMMQSRLDCLREREREQGGQQGSTQQQEPTSILELCHRRSVKKRSRRILDNWITIQELLAHGSRSADGKKVYNPLLSVTTV from the exons ATGGGGTGCAACATGTGCGTGGTTCAAAAGCCTGAGGAACAATACAGGGTCATGTTCCAG GTGAACGGAAAGGACCTCTCCCGCCTTTCTGGCGACCCCACGCTGGACATACGGGACCCTGTGCTGTCCAACATACTGAGACGGGGGGCCCGCGGACGCGCAGCCCTGGCGGGGGCCCCCGGCGGCGGGGCACGGTCGGCGGGGGCCGTGGGTACGGCCGACTGCGTGGACAGCTGCACCCAGACGGACATCAGCTTCCAGCATATGTTGACTCTGGGCAAGAGCAGCCAGCATCCCTGTGGGGCTCCACCCCCACCCGACCCCCCGCCGTCCCCTCCGCTGCCGCCGTTGCCGGAGCCGTATCTGCTCAACGAGCT CTTCGTGGAGCCCGTGTACCACGACCCCAGCGACTACTTTGACATCGCTCAGCATGAAGTGGACAGGCAGGACGAGCTGGAATATGAG GAGGTGGCGCTGTACAAGTCTCGGCAGCAGGACAAACTGGGGCTGACGGTGTGTTACAGGACCGACGACGAGGACGACCCGGGGATCTACGTGGGCGAG gTGAACCCAAACAGCATCGCTGCAATAGACGGGCGCATCCGCAAAGGAGACAGAATACTGCAG ATAAACGGTGTGGACATCCAGGATAGGGAGGAGGCAGTGGCTATTCTCACCAGAGAGGACAGCACCAATGTCTCCCTGCTGCTTGCGCGGCCCGAGATGGAG AACGACAACCAGCTGGATCAAGATGAGCTGGACCCGGAGACCCCGGACAACGCCGCCCATCTGCCCGGCGGCCACGGGGCCAGGAACGGCGCCCCCGCCCTGGGGCTCGGGCCAGGGGGCGTCCTCGCCGGCCGCTCGCTGGGCAGGGACTCGCCCGGGGGGCTGCTGAAGGTGCTGAGCAACAGCCAGGAGCTGGACAGCGGGGTGGGCCGCACCGACGAGAGCACGCGCTACGAGGAGTCCTCGGAGCACGACCTCCTCGCGGACGACCACACCAGCGCCTCCAACACAAACGCCACCAACACGCCGGGCAGCATGCGCAAGTTCCTGTCCGGCCGGGGGGACACCCCGCCCCTGCTGCACTCCCAGGACCTGCAGTTCAGCACCGACTCCCTCTTGGGGCTGGACTGCTGCGGGCTGGAACAGGTGGAGCGGTTGGAGAGGGCCTACGCCGCCGATCCCGTGAGAATGATGATGCCCGGGCTGACCGAGGAGGAGTGCGAGAGGTACAAGGAGCTCCTGGAGATCAAGTGTTACTACGACAAGGTCAGCGGTGCACTGGCGCCGGCGGGGGGTCAGGGGACGGCGGCGGGGGACGGCGTCTCGCTGGACGTGAACCGCAACGAGGGCCTGACGCAGCACGAGATGgccctcctggaggaggagctgcgccACCTGGAGTTCAAGTGCCGCAACATCCTGAGGGCGCAGAAGATGCAGCAGCTGAGGGAGCGGTGCCTGAAGGCCTGGCCCCCGGAGGACAAGAGCGAGGAGTCCTGCCACCACGCCCTGTCGGACATCAACGAGCTGCCGGAGAGGGAGCGCTCCGATAAGGACACCACGAGTGCCTACAACACGGGAGGGGAAAGCTGCAGGAGCACCCCGCTGGTAACCGAacagcaccctcccccccccgccgcgacgcAGAGCCTGGAGAGGGGAGAGCGCCTTCGCCCGGCGCCCTGTacccggcagagagagagagggaccaaCCTCAACCAGCCCTACTCGCCGCACTCCCACAGGAGACGAGGCGAGGCCAAGGCGTGCAGCCCCGGGCCCAAGGCCGGCCCCTTGCCCCGCGACAGGGGGACCAGGCGGGGCTCGGACGGGGAGGTGAGGCGTAACCCCAGGGCCAACGGGATCGCCGAGCAGCCCGGGGGGCGCAGCGCGGACAACAGCCCGTACCTGTCCCGCCGGCAGCCGGGCGCCAGGCCCGCCCAGCACTACCTGAGCTGCGTGCAGCTGAGGCCgcccccggcctcctcctcccctccccccggggaGGGCGGCGCGGAGACGTGGGGCGACGGCAGCCCGATGAGCTTGGGCAGCACGTGCGGCGACGCCGGCCAGGCGCCCTTGTCCccggcctcctccctcccccgcaTGGAGTGGAAGGTGAAGATCCGCAGCGACGGCTCCCGCTACGTGGCCAAGCGGCCCGTGCGCGACAGCCTGCTGAAGGCGCGCGCCATGAAGATCCGGGAGGAGCGCAGCGGCACCACGACGGACGACGACGCCGTGAGCGAGATGAAGATGGGCCGCTACTGGAGCAAGGAGGAGCGCAAGCGGCAGCTGCTGAAGGCCCGGGAGCAGCGGCGGCGCAGGGAGTTCATGATGCAGAGCCGCCTCGACTGCCTGAGGGAGCGCGAGAGGGAGCAGGGGGGCCAGCAGGGGTCGACCCAGCAGCAGGAGCCCACCTCCATCCTGGAGCTGTGCCACCGCAGGAGCGTGAAGAAGCGCAGCCGCAGGATCCTGGACAACTGGATCACGATACAGGAGCTGCTGGCCCACGGGTCCAGGTCGGCTGACGGGAAGAAGGTGTATAACCCCCTGCTGTCCGTCACCACGGTCTGA
- the LOC119222331 gene encoding PDZ domain-containing protein 4-like isoform X1, which produces MGCNMCVVQKPEEQYRVMFQKSHISDTFCSFDADGRTKVNGKDLSRLSGDPTLDIRDPVLSNILRRGARGRAALAGAPGGGARSAGAVGTADCVDSCTQTDISFQHMLTLGKSSQHPCGAPPPPDPPPSPPLPPLPEPYLLNELFVEPVYHDPSDYFDIAQHEVDRQDELEYEEVALYKSRQQDKLGLTVCYRTDDEDDPGIYVGEVNPNSIAAIDGRIRKGDRILQINGVDIQDREEAVAILTREDSTNVSLLLARPEMENDNQLDQDELDPETPDNAAHLPGGHGARNGAPALGLGPGGVLAGRSLGRDSPGGLLKVLSNSQELDSGVGRTDESTRYEESSEHDLLADDHTSASNTNATNTPGSMRKFLSGRGDTPPLLHSQDLQFSTDSLLGLDCCGLEQVERLERAYAADPVRMMMPGLTEEECERYKELLEIKCYYDKVSGALAPAGGQGTAAGDGVSLDVNRNEGLTQHEMALLEEELRHLEFKCRNILRAQKMQQLRERCLKAWPPEDKSEESCHHALSDINELPERERSDKDTTSAYNTGGESCRSTPLVTEQHPPPPAATQSLERGERLRPAPCTRQRERGTNLNQPYSPHSHRRRGEAKACSPGPKAGPLPRDRGTRRGSDGEVRRNPRANGIAEQPGGRSADNSPYLSRRQPGARPAQHYLSCVQLRPPPASSSPPPGEGGAETWGDGSPMSLGSTCGDAGQAPLSPASSLPRMEWKVKIRSDGSRYVAKRPVRDSLLKARAMKIREERSGTTTDDDAVSEMKMGRYWSKEERKRQLLKAREQRRRREFMMQSRLDCLREREREQGGQQGSTQQQEPTSILELCHRRSVKKRSRRILDNWITIQELLAHGSRSADGKKVYNPLLSVTTV; this is translated from the exons ATGGGGTGCAACATGTGCGTGGTTCAAAAGCCTGAGGAACAATACAGGGTCATGTTCCAG aaGAGTCACATAAGCGACACGTTTTGCTCTTTTGACGCCGACGGCCGAACGAAG GTGAACGGAAAGGACCTCTCCCGCCTTTCTGGCGACCCCACGCTGGACATACGGGACCCTGTGCTGTCCAACATACTGAGACGGGGGGCCCGCGGACGCGCAGCCCTGGCGGGGGCCCCCGGCGGCGGGGCACGGTCGGCGGGGGCCGTGGGTACGGCCGACTGCGTGGACAGCTGCACCCAGACGGACATCAGCTTCCAGCATATGTTGACTCTGGGCAAGAGCAGCCAGCATCCCTGTGGGGCTCCACCCCCACCCGACCCCCCGCCGTCCCCTCCGCTGCCGCCGTTGCCGGAGCCGTATCTGCTCAACGAGCT CTTCGTGGAGCCCGTGTACCACGACCCCAGCGACTACTTTGACATCGCTCAGCATGAAGTGGACAGGCAGGACGAGCTGGAATATGAG GAGGTGGCGCTGTACAAGTCTCGGCAGCAGGACAAACTGGGGCTGACGGTGTGTTACAGGACCGACGACGAGGACGACCCGGGGATCTACGTGGGCGAG gTGAACCCAAACAGCATCGCTGCAATAGACGGGCGCATCCGCAAAGGAGACAGAATACTGCAG ATAAACGGTGTGGACATCCAGGATAGGGAGGAGGCAGTGGCTATTCTCACCAGAGAGGACAGCACCAATGTCTCCCTGCTGCTTGCGCGGCCCGAGATGGAG AACGACAACCAGCTGGATCAAGATGAGCTGGACCCGGAGACCCCGGACAACGCCGCCCATCTGCCCGGCGGCCACGGGGCCAGGAACGGCGCCCCCGCCCTGGGGCTCGGGCCAGGGGGCGTCCTCGCCGGCCGCTCGCTGGGCAGGGACTCGCCCGGGGGGCTGCTGAAGGTGCTGAGCAACAGCCAGGAGCTGGACAGCGGGGTGGGCCGCACCGACGAGAGCACGCGCTACGAGGAGTCCTCGGAGCACGACCTCCTCGCGGACGACCACACCAGCGCCTCCAACACAAACGCCACCAACACGCCGGGCAGCATGCGCAAGTTCCTGTCCGGCCGGGGGGACACCCCGCCCCTGCTGCACTCCCAGGACCTGCAGTTCAGCACCGACTCCCTCTTGGGGCTGGACTGCTGCGGGCTGGAACAGGTGGAGCGGTTGGAGAGGGCCTACGCCGCCGATCCCGTGAGAATGATGATGCCCGGGCTGACCGAGGAGGAGTGCGAGAGGTACAAGGAGCTCCTGGAGATCAAGTGTTACTACGACAAGGTCAGCGGTGCACTGGCGCCGGCGGGGGGTCAGGGGACGGCGGCGGGGGACGGCGTCTCGCTGGACGTGAACCGCAACGAGGGCCTGACGCAGCACGAGATGgccctcctggaggaggagctgcgccACCTGGAGTTCAAGTGCCGCAACATCCTGAGGGCGCAGAAGATGCAGCAGCTGAGGGAGCGGTGCCTGAAGGCCTGGCCCCCGGAGGACAAGAGCGAGGAGTCCTGCCACCACGCCCTGTCGGACATCAACGAGCTGCCGGAGAGGGAGCGCTCCGATAAGGACACCACGAGTGCCTACAACACGGGAGGGGAAAGCTGCAGGAGCACCCCGCTGGTAACCGAacagcaccctcccccccccgccgcgacgcAGAGCCTGGAGAGGGGAGAGCGCCTTCGCCCGGCGCCCTGTacccggcagagagagagagggaccaaCCTCAACCAGCCCTACTCGCCGCACTCCCACAGGAGACGAGGCGAGGCCAAGGCGTGCAGCCCCGGGCCCAAGGCCGGCCCCTTGCCCCGCGACAGGGGGACCAGGCGGGGCTCGGACGGGGAGGTGAGGCGTAACCCCAGGGCCAACGGGATCGCCGAGCAGCCCGGGGGGCGCAGCGCGGACAACAGCCCGTACCTGTCCCGCCGGCAGCCGGGCGCCAGGCCCGCCCAGCACTACCTGAGCTGCGTGCAGCTGAGGCCgcccccggcctcctcctcccctccccccggggaGGGCGGCGCGGAGACGTGGGGCGACGGCAGCCCGATGAGCTTGGGCAGCACGTGCGGCGACGCCGGCCAGGCGCCCTTGTCCccggcctcctccctcccccgcaTGGAGTGGAAGGTGAAGATCCGCAGCGACGGCTCCCGCTACGTGGCCAAGCGGCCCGTGCGCGACAGCCTGCTGAAGGCGCGCGCCATGAAGATCCGGGAGGAGCGCAGCGGCACCACGACGGACGACGACGCCGTGAGCGAGATGAAGATGGGCCGCTACTGGAGCAAGGAGGAGCGCAAGCGGCAGCTGCTGAAGGCCCGGGAGCAGCGGCGGCGCAGGGAGTTCATGATGCAGAGCCGCCTCGACTGCCTGAGGGAGCGCGAGAGGGAGCAGGGGGGCCAGCAGGGGTCGACCCAGCAGCAGGAGCCCACCTCCATCCTGGAGCTGTGCCACCGCAGGAGCGTGAAGAAGCGCAGCCGCAGGATCCTGGACAACTGGATCACGATACAGGAGCTGCTGGCCCACGGGTCCAGGTCGGCTGACGGGAAGAAGGTGTATAACCCCCTGCTGTCCGTCACCACGGTCTGA